The DNA segment GCATGGTGACGAGGCATTGCTCGAGGAAGAACGATGAAGCGGTCAAATGGGGGTCATATGGGAACCGAATTCCGCAACAGGTAACTACCGCAGGGACAATTGACTGGTAACGAGCATGACCGCCAACCGAGCCGGAACGGGGGCGTATTCGGGGTCCGTAGCCGAGGACTCCGACGCGTCTGTCTCGAGGACCGGGCCATCAGACACACTCTCAACAGGGGTCGAAGACGCTGTTATTCAGTCACGTAACCTCGACGTCTTTTACGGCGACACCCAGGCACTGCGGGGAATCGACATGGACATTCCCGAGAAACAGGTGACGGCACTGATCGGCCCATCGGGCTGTGGAAAGTCCACGTTCTTGCGATCGATCAACCGCATGAACGACCTGATCGACGTCTGTCGCGTCGAGGGAGACATGCGCTTTCACGGGAAAAACGTCTACGACGACGACGTCGACCCGGTTGCACTCCGTCGAAAGATCGGGATGGTGTTCCAGAAACCGAACCCGTTCCCCAAGAGCATCTTCGACAACGTCGCCTACGGACTCCGTGTCCAGGGCAAAGACGAGAACGTCGAAGAGAAAGTACACTCAGCACTCGAGCGAGCAGCCATCCTCGAGGAGGTCGAAGACCAACTCGACTCGA comes from the Natronosalvus amylolyticus genome and includes:
- the pstB gene encoding phosphate ABC transporter ATP-binding protein PstB, with the translated sequence MTANRAGTGAYSGSVAEDSDASVSRTGPSDTLSTGVEDAVIQSRNLDVFYGDTQALRGIDMDIPEKQVTALIGPSGCGKSTFLRSINRMNDLIDVCRVEGDMRFHGKNVYDDDVDPVALRRKIGMVFQKPNPFPKSIFDNVAYGLRVQGKDENVEEKVHSALERAAILEEVEDQLDSSGLDLSGGQQQRLCIARAIATDPEVILMDEPASALDPVATSKIEDLVEDLAEEYTVVIVTHNMQQAARISDKTAVFLTGGELAEFDTTSKIFENPESQRVEDYITGKFG